A DNA window from Blastocatellia bacterium contains the following coding sequences:
- a CDS encoding NAD-dependent epimerase/dehydratase family protein translates to MRYFVTGATGFIGGVLVRQLVESGHDVVALVRAPQRAAHLAALGIKLVTGDITDKASMRAAMTGVDGVFHLAAWYQVGVRDRSLAEQINVQGTRNVLQLMQELGINKGVYTSTIAVFSDTRGRLVDESYRYEGPHLSEYDRTKWLAHYQVAEPMIRAGLPLVIVQPSVVYGPGDNSAMAKTFKLYLRRRLPMLPRGTMFCWAHVEDVARGHLLAMEKGQPGQSYILSGPPHTMIEVFQLAEKITGVRAPRLHVSPAMLRLMSKLMEPISYVLPLPTIYHPESLRVAAGVTYIASNEKAQRELGFTVRPLEQGLRDTLSVLMQQLHPA, encoded by the coding sequence ATGAGATACTTTGTCACTGGCGCCACCGGCTTCATCGGCGGCGTTCTTGTCCGGCAATTAGTCGAATCAGGCCATGACGTGGTGGCGCTGGTGCGCGCGCCGCAGCGTGCCGCGCATCTGGCCGCGCTTGGCATCAAGCTGGTCACCGGCGACATCACCGACAAAGCCAGCATGCGAGCCGCAATGACCGGCGTGGATGGCGTGTTTCACCTGGCGGCCTGGTACCAGGTCGGCGTCAGAGATCGCAGCTTGGCCGAACAAATCAACGTTCAAGGCACACGCAATGTGTTGCAACTGATGCAGGAACTGGGCATCAACAAAGGCGTCTACACGAGCACCATTGCCGTCTTCTCTGATACGCGCGGCCGGCTGGTGGATGAATCCTATCGCTATGAGGGCCCACATCTGAGTGAATATGATCGAACCAAGTGGCTGGCGCATTACCAGGTGGCCGAGCCGATGATCAGAGCCGGCTTGCCACTGGTCATCGTTCAACCAAGCGTGGTCTACGGGCCAGGTGACAACAGCGCGATGGCCAAAACCTTTAAGCTCTACCTGCGTCGCCGCCTGCCCATGCTGCCGCGCGGCACAATGTTTTGCTGGGCCCATGTTGAAGACGTCGCGCGGGGCCACCTGCTGGCTATGGAAAAGGGGCAACCCGGTCAAAGCTACATCCTCAGCGGTCCGCCCCACACCATGATCGAAGTCTTCCAGCTAGCTGAAAAAATCACCGGCGTCAGAGCGCCCCGCTTGCACGTCAGTCCGGCTATGCTGCGCCTGATGTCAAAACTGATGGAACCGATTAGCTACGTGCTGCCCTTGCCAACGATCTATCATCCCGAAAGTTTGCGCGTCGCCGCCGGCGTCACTTACATTGCCAGTAATGAAAAGGCCCAACGCGAACTCGGCTTCACCGTGCGACCGCTCGAACAGGGCTTGCGCGACACATTGAGCGTCTTGATGCAGCAACTCCACCCAGCTTGA
- a CDS encoding GNAT family N-acetyltransferase, whose product MRREVITYHLEMTDRSALRPAKAQLPNLLLMQAKIPCPEFNRFLYTAVGARWYWINRLNWTYDQWMQYLNRAELETWVAYVDGTPAGYFELEAQADGNVQIAYFGLLPAFVGKGIGGWLLTAAIERAWQMGAARVWVHTCTLDHPAALKNYQARGMRIFKQVVTEEELPDEPPQPWPDANHPAA is encoded by the coding sequence ATGCGCAGAGAAGTAATCACCTATCACCTGGAAATGACCGACCGCTCGGCACTGCGTCCCGCCAAGGCGCAACTCCCCAACCTCCTCCTGATGCAAGCGAAAATCCCCTGCCCAGAATTCAATCGCTTCCTCTACACAGCAGTGGGCGCGCGTTGGTACTGGATCAATCGGCTGAACTGGACCTACGACCAATGGATGCAATACCTGAATCGAGCCGAATTGGAAACCTGGGTGGCATACGTTGACGGCACACCGGCCGGCTACTTTGAACTCGAAGCGCAAGCCGACGGCAATGTCCAAATCGCTTACTTCGGATTGCTCCCTGCCTTCGTCGGTAAAGGCATCGGCGGCTGGCTGCTGACAGCCGCTATCGAACGCGCATGGCAAATGGGCGCTGCTCGCGTGTGGGTGCATACGTGCACACTGGATCATCCGGCCGCGCTGAAAAATTATCAGGCCAGAGGCATGCGAATCTTCAAACAGGTCGTCACAGAAGAAGAACTGCCCGATGAACCGCCTCAGCCATGGCCCGACGCCAATCACCCTGCTGCGTGA
- a CDS encoding DUF1517 domain-containing protein produces MMTRRSWLKSLFQSQEDAIYFFGLQLIIKAFGEDTLRARLAAVINDPDGAQQDVAAKRRYIKRLVALLLEQRPYWHQVFWDYIAGRDQAEAEFDSWTAELSAMMATEHEEIDQTVDGMFRLSHDKDYVAVTIALLLSEPYPPAEIEDESLFWRSETIAQLVNGLLYLNPETILADAVFVIPGSPDDGLSEEDLMTGGWSYLRVLT; encoded by the coding sequence ATGATGACACGACGATCATGGCTCAAAAGTCTTTTCCAAAGCCAGGAGGACGCCATCTATTTCTTCGGACTGCAACTGATCATCAAAGCGTTTGGCGAAGACACGCTGCGCGCCCGTTTGGCCGCCGTCATTAACGACCCAGACGGAGCACAACAGGACGTAGCGGCCAAGCGACGCTACATCAAACGACTGGTCGCACTGCTCCTCGAACAACGACCATACTGGCATCAAGTCTTCTGGGATTACATCGCCGGACGCGATCAAGCCGAAGCTGAATTTGATTCATGGACGGCTGAACTCTCCGCCATGATGGCCACCGAACACGAAGAAATTGATCAGACGGTGGACGGCATGTTTCGGCTCTCACACGACAAAGACTATGTGGCCGTGACGATTGCGTTGTTGTTGAGTGAACCGTATCCGCCGGCAGAAATCGAAGACGAATCACTCTTCTGGCGCAGCGAAACGATTGCTCAGTTAGTCAATGGATTGTTGTACCTGAACCCTGAAACCATTTTGGCCGACGCGGTTTTTGTCATTCCCGGCAGCCCTGATGACGGCTTATCAGAGGAAGATTTGATGACCGGCGGTTGGAGTTATCTGCGCGTGCTGACGTGA
- a CDS encoding DUF350 domain-containing protein — MVLLVLPLLEAILNVVVYTVIGWALFALAFLLMDKVAPFSIRKEIEEDQNIALAIVIASVMIGIAMIIVASITG, encoded by the coding sequence ATGGTGTTACTGGTTCTGCCGCTGCTTGAAGCGATCCTCAATGTGGTGGTGTACACGGTGATCGGCTGGGCTTTGTTTGCTCTTGCATTTCTTCTCATGGACAAAGTGGCGCCGTTTTCTATTCGCAAAGAGATTGAAGAAGATCAAAACATCGCACTGGCCATTGTGATCGCCTCGGTGATGATTGGCATTGCCATGATCATTGTCGCTTCGATCACCGGCTAA